AAGTATCAACAAAGAAGTCATCATCTGCCTTGAGCGCACATTGCTCGCCAGACGGGTCAATCCAGCGGCGTTCCTGGCTCGTGTGGATGCTTTGCGTGAGCAGAGCAACCTCCCTCCCCTTAATGACGATATTCTTCGAAAGGCGAAGGCAGAGGGGCGTCCGTGATTGTCGTCGATACGAATGTGATCGCCTACTTGCTTCTTGGCGGCGAAAAGACACCGAGGGCTCGATCTATTTTCGAACGAGACTCGAAATGGGCGGCGCCCCTATTGTGGCGAAGCGAATTTCGAAGCGTACTGGCGATGTTTATCAGGCAAAGGAAATTAACATCGGATAAAGCAATGGAGTTCATGAATGAGGCCGAAACATTGATGCAAGGCGAAGAATATCAAGTAGACTCGCGTCGAGTCATAAAATTAATAGATTCATCAATATGTTCCGCATACGA
This bacterium DNA region includes the following protein-coding sequences:
- a CDS encoding type II toxin-antitoxin system VapC family toxin; its protein translation is MIVVDTNVIAYLLLGGEKTPRARSIFERDSKWAAPLLWRSEFRSVLAMFIRQRKLTSDKAMEFMNEAETLMQGEEYQVDSRRVIKLIDSSICSAYDCEFVALAQNLDIPLITSDKQIINEFPGTAISIESYGESA
- a CDS encoding Arc family DNA-binding protein, with protein sequence MPSITVKSIPDELYERIKQSAAEHRRSINKEVIICLERTLLARRVNPAAFLARVDALREQSNLPPLNDDILRKAKAEGRP